A DNA window from Arachis hypogaea cultivar Tifrunner chromosome 18, arahy.Tifrunner.gnm2.J5K5, whole genome shotgun sequence contains the following coding sequences:
- the LOC112772819 gene encoding uncharacterized protein, whose protein sequence is MSLVVESTGFNGQLNCKDALFLDGDGGGYFNNTGEDISVLLRVKEDHDGAEPSGNSVSAINLIRLASMLAESKAEHYKRNAEHLLAVFEKRLKALPMAVPLMCCAADMLRVPSRKQVVVVGERNSEKFERMLAAAHASYDPNKTVLHIDPNNKEEMEFWE, encoded by the exons ATGAGTTTGGTGGTGGAATCAACTGGCTTCAATGGGCAATTGAATTGCAAG GATGCTTTGTTTCTTGATGGGGATGGAGGTGGATATTTCAATAATACTGGAGAAGATATATCAGTTCTTCTCCGTGTGAAAGAAGACCATGATGGGGCAGAACCCTCTGGAAACTCGGTGTCAGCTATAAATCTTATTAGGTTGGCTTCCATGCTTGCTGAAAGTAAGGCTGAGCACTATAAGCGAAATGCAGAGCACCTTCTG GCTGTTTTTGAGAAAAGATTGAAAGCGTTGCCTATGGCGGTGCCCCTCATGTGTTGTGCAGCAGATATGCTGCGTGTACCTTCCAGAAAGCAAGTGGTTGTGGTTGGAGAAAGGAATTCTGAGAAATTTGAAAGAATGCTTGCAGCAGCACATGCATCATATGATCCAAACAAAACG GTTCTTCATATAGatcccaacaacaaagaagaaatGGAATTTTGGGAATAG